Proteins encoded together in one Fimbriiglobus ruber window:
- a CDS encoding citrate/2-methylcitrate synthase — protein sequence MSASAPSQATYSPGLEGVVAGETAISTVEGGLRYRGYAVGELAEKTSFDEVAYLLLNDDLPTAGELKEFQSRVAAARLLPEPVRQLLGALPAGAAPLDALRTAVSALASFDPETADNSRDANRRKAERLLAQMPVVIADHYRLSKGLQPVAAKADLSHSANFLYMLRGTEPTADEVRALDISMILYAEHEFNASTFTARVIVSTLSDLHAAVTGAIGALKGALHGGANEKVMDVVRAAGNPATAEQWTRAALARKERIMGFGHRVYKAGDVRAGILKPIARRAAAAAGPEYVAWEETAEVIEGVIGREKNMFPNLDWPAGRLYHSLHLDIPIYTPMFAMARIAGWAAHVIEQLDHNRLIRPRSIYNGPAPRDVRPISERGSA from the coding sequence ATGAGCGCGTCCGCACCGAGTCAAGCCACGTATTCTCCCGGGTTAGAGGGAGTCGTTGCCGGTGAGACGGCCATCTCGACCGTCGAGGGGGGCTTGCGCTACCGCGGCTACGCGGTCGGCGAGCTGGCCGAGAAGACGTCGTTCGATGAGGTGGCGTACCTGCTACTCAACGACGACCTGCCGACGGCCGGGGAATTGAAGGAATTTCAATCGCGGGTCGCGGCCGCCCGCCTCCTGCCGGAGCCGGTGCGGCAGTTGCTCGGGGCGTTGCCGGCCGGGGCCGCGCCGCTCGACGCCCTGCGGACGGCCGTGAGCGCGCTCGCCTCCTTCGACCCGGAAACCGCCGACAACTCGCGGGACGCGAATCGGCGGAAAGCGGAGCGGTTGCTCGCGCAGATGCCGGTCGTAATCGCGGACCATTACCGACTGAGCAAAGGGTTGCAGCCGGTCGCGGCGAAAGCAGACCTGTCCCACTCGGCCAACTTCCTCTACATGCTGCGCGGGACGGAGCCGACGGCCGACGAGGTCCGGGCGCTCGACATCTCCATGATCCTGTACGCCGAACACGAGTTCAACGCGAGTACGTTCACCGCCCGCGTGATCGTGTCCACACTGTCGGACTTGCACGCGGCGGTCACGGGCGCGATCGGCGCACTCAAGGGCGCGCTCCACGGCGGCGCGAACGAGAAGGTGATGGACGTGGTCCGTGCCGCGGGCAACCCGGCGACGGCCGAGCAGTGGACGCGGGCCGCCCTCGCCCGCAAGGAGCGCATCATGGGCTTCGGCCACCGCGTCTACAAAGCGGGCGACGTTCGGGCGGGCATCCTCAAGCCGATCGCGCGGCGGGCGGCGGCGGCCGCCGGGCCGGAATACGTCGCGTGGGAGGAGACGGCCGAGGTGATTGAAGGGGTGATCGGCCGAGAGAAGAACATGTTCCCGAACCTCGACTGGCCGGCCGGCCGGCTCTACCACTCGCTGCACCTCGATATCCCGATCTACACGCCGATGTTCGCGATGGCGCGGATCGCCGGCTGGGCCGCCCACGTGATCGAGCAACTCGACCACAACCGACTCATCCGCCCCCGCTCGATTTACAACGGCCCGGCCCCGCGCGACGTGCGGCCCATTTCCGAACGAGGTTCGGCGTAG
- a CDS encoding S66 peptidase family protein, protein MFFARWSVGVVIILSVLSPVASAQELKGDAEWLRPAALKPGDTIAFVAPAAPAELDLLQIYAKRLEKDGYHVLIPEGIGQRRSGYLGGTDDERAAELNVMIRDPKVRAIFPSRGGYGLTRIIDRIDYAALRKDPKIITGYSDLTALHLAIAREVKLVTFHSPMPARDLWEEDKPQHAFAGASFRRAVFADQYKKGETGYTVAIPPDSKPAALVGGVARGRLLGGNLSLICATWGTKYALQPKGVILFIEDVHEAPYRVDRMLSQLRLAGALDVVAGVVLGSFTSKEPGEEKDIDRVLREYFKGSKVPVLMNYPVGHTPRNATLPHGGLVELDADKGTIRLLENPVRLE, encoded by the coding sequence ATGTTTTTCGCGCGTTGGTCGGTTGGTGTGGTCATTATCCTGTCGGTCTTATCCCCGGTCGCCTCGGCTCAGGAACTCAAGGGAGATGCGGAATGGCTCCGGCCGGCCGCGTTGAAGCCGGGCGACACGATCGCCTTCGTGGCTCCCGCAGCCCCGGCCGAACTCGATTTGCTCCAGATCTACGCCAAGAGACTGGAAAAGGACGGGTATCACGTCTTGATCCCGGAGGGAATCGGTCAGCGGCGGAGCGGTTATCTCGGCGGGACCGACGACGAGCGGGCGGCCGAATTAAACGTGATGATCCGCGACCCGAAGGTGCGGGCGATCTTCCCCTCCCGCGGCGGGTATGGCCTCACCCGGATCATCGACCGCATCGACTACGCCGCCCTGCGGAAAGACCCGAAGATCATCACCGGCTACTCCGACCTGACCGCCCTGCACCTGGCCATCGCCCGCGAAGTGAAACTCGTCACGTTCCACTCGCCGATGCCGGCGCGGGACTTGTGGGAAGAGGACAAGCCCCAGCACGCCTTCGCGGGCGCCTCGTTCCGGCGGGCCGTGTTCGCCGACCAGTACAAGAAAGGCGAGACCGGCTACACCGTCGCGATCCCGCCCGACTCCAAGCCCGCGGCGCTGGTCGGCGGGGTTGCCCGGGGGCGCTTACTCGGCGGCAATCTGAGCCTGATCTGCGCGACGTGGGGGACGAAGTACGCGCTGCAGCCGAAGGGCGTCATCCTGTTCATCGAAGACGTGCATGAGGCCCCGTACCGGGTCGACCGGATGCTGTCTCAACTCCGGCTGGCGGGCGCGCTCGACGTGGTCGCGGGCGTGGTACTCGGGAGCTTCACGAGCAAGGAACCAGGCGAAGAGAAAGACATCGATCGCGTGCTTCGGGAGTATTTCAAAGGCAGTAAAGTGCCGGTACTCATGAACTACCCCGTGGGGCACACCCCGCGAAACGCGACGTTGCCGCACGGCGGGTTAGTCGAACTGGACGCCGACAAAGGCACTATTCGTCTGCTCGAAAATCCCGTCCGCTTGGAGTAG
- the prpB gene encoding methylisocitrate lyase, with product MPDSASSRPPATNTPGRRLRDAWASGPVLLPGVFCPLVAKLAERIGFRAVYLSGGALSAATGVPDIGLLTLTEFVDEARRIARATPLPLLCDADTGFGEALNVERTVREFEAAGAAGIHLEDQEMPKRCGHLTGKSLVPAEAMAAKIRAATAARRDPDFVLIARTDARSVSGFDDAVHRAHLYLEAGADAIFPEAMESAEEFARFAREVPAPLLANMTEFGRGPLLDAAALGDMGYKLVLYPLTAFRVAMKAAHDTLAHLHRAGHQRESVPNMLTRAELYDLLGYTTYEARDRAYFAADERR from the coding sequence ATGCCGGATTCGGCTTCTTCGCGACCACCCGCGACCAATACCCCCGGCCGACGTTTACGAGACGCATGGGCGTCGGGGCCGGTCCTTTTGCCCGGCGTGTTCTGCCCCCTTGTGGCCAAGCTGGCCGAGCGCATCGGGTTCCGGGCCGTGTACCTCTCGGGCGGCGCGCTTTCCGCGGCGACCGGCGTCCCGGACATCGGTTTACTCACACTCACCGAGTTCGTGGACGAAGCCCGGCGGATCGCCCGCGCGACACCTCTACCCCTTCTCTGTGACGCCGACACCGGGTTCGGCGAAGCCCTCAACGTGGAGCGAACGGTCCGGGAGTTCGAGGCCGCCGGTGCCGCAGGGATTCACCTCGAAGACCAGGAGATGCCGAAGCGGTGCGGCCACCTGACCGGTAAATCTCTCGTTCCGGCCGAAGCGATGGCCGCAAAGATCCGGGCGGCGACCGCTGCCCGGCGCGACCCCGACTTCGTGTTGATCGCGCGCACGGACGCCAGAAGCGTCTCGGGGTTCGACGACGCCGTCCACCGCGCGCACCTCTACCTTGAGGCCGGCGCCGACGCGATCTTCCCGGAGGCGATGGAATCCGCCGAGGAGTTCGCCCGCTTCGCCCGCGAAGTCCCCGCCCCCCTCCTCGCGAACATGACCGAGTTCGGCCGCGGCCCGTTACTGGACGCCGCGGCCCTCGGGGACATGGGCTACAAGCTCGTGCTGTACCCGCTCACGGCGTTCCGGGTCGCGATGAAGGCCGCGCACGATACGCTCGCCCACCTCCACCGCGCCGGGCACCAGCGCGAGTCCGTACCGAACATGCTGACCCGCGCCGAACTGTACGACCTGCTCGGATACACCACGTATGAAGCACGAGACCGGGCCTATTTTGCCGCAGATGAACGCAGATGA